Genomic window (Bacillus pumilus):
CGCTCACGTCCCTCTTATTTGACCCGACATAGCCCTTCACACATAATAAAAGAAACAACATCGTTTATGAAAGGATTAAATAATGGACAAACTCACTACTCTTTTTCAGAAACAAAAAGTCTTTCAAAAGCCGCCGGTTGAAGAACGCCTCCGCCTCCTTAAAGACTTAAAAGCAGCCATCAAACAGCATGAGAAGGATATTTTACAAGCCTTAGCCCATGATTTACATAAATCCGAACAGGAAGCCTATACAACAGAGATCGGGATGGTGTATGAAGAAATCAATCATACCATCAAGCACCTTCACAAATGGGCAAAGCCAGCACGCGTGCGAACGCCTCTGACTCATATCGGATCGAAAAGCATGATCATCAAGGAACCTTATGGAAGTGTGCTCATCATTGCCCCTTGGAATTATCCTTTCCAATTGGCCCTTTCTCCATTAGTTGGTGCCATTGCGGCAGGTAATACCGTCATCTTAAAACCGTCTGAGCTGACGTCGCAAGTCTCACAAGTGATCAGTGCAATGGTGGAGCAAGTATTTCATAAAGAACATGCAGCTGTCGTAGAAGGCGGTGTAGAAGTCAGTACAGAGCTGCTGAAACTGCCCTTTGATTATATCTTCTTTACAGGCAGTGTGGCAGTCGGCAAAGTTGTCATGGAAGCCGCTGCAAAGCATTTGACCCCTGTTACACTTGAGCTTGGCGGAAAAAGCCCTTGCATCGTCATGCCTGATGCAGACATCAAACTAGCGGCGAAACGCATCACTTTCGGCAAATTCACTAATGCTGGTCAAACGTGTATTGCACCAGACTATTTGCTTGTTCATGAATCGATTAAAGAGGATCTTTTGCGCGAAATGACAGCCTGTATCCGTGACTTTTATGGTGAACAACCTGAAACACATCCGCACTTTGGGAAAAATGTCAGCCAGCGTCACTTTGACAGGCTCTCACAATTCCTTTCAAATGGAACGATCGTTACGGGTGGACAGCGCAATGAAGACGAGCTCAAAATCGCACCGACCATTTTAGACCACATCACATGGGAAGATCCTGTCATGCAGGAGGAAATTTTCGGACCGATTCTGCCTGTCATGACCTTCGAATCTCTGCATGAGGCAGCACATATGATCAAAGCAAGACCAAAGCCGCTTGCTCTTTACCTATTTACAACAAGTAAAGAAACAGAATCCTATATTCTAGACCATCTCTCATTTGGCGGAGGATGTATCAATGACACGCTCATGCATGTCGCTACTCCTTACCTGCCATTCGGAGGCGTGGGCGAAAGCGGCATGGGACGATATCATGGGAAAGAAAGCTTCTTTACGTTTACACATGAAAAAAGCGTCCTGCGCCAAACCAATCGCTTCGATTTTTCCTTCCGTTATCCAAATGCGAAAAATGGACTCGACTTGGTTCGTAAATTTTTAAAATAAACAGGACGAAGGGGCTTTCCCCTCGTCCTCTTTTTATTCAATATCTTGGATACACCAGTTGATTTCATCATTCCCCATTTGCTTTAAATAGGCGTTTACTTTTGAAAACGGACGACTGCCAAAAAAGCCGTTTCGTGCAGAAAAAGGACTTGGATGAGGTGACTCAATGATGTAATGCTTGTTTTGATCAATGCGTTCTTTCTTATTTTGAGCATGTCTCCCCCATAGCACAAAAACAACGGGCTGATCTCGTTCATTCAGCACATCAATGACGCGGTCTGTCACACGCTCCCAGCCCTTGCCTTTATGTGAATTCGCCTCGCCCTTTCTGACGGTCAATACAGTGTTTAAGAGCAGCACACCTTGCTCTGCCCAGCTCACAAGTGAACCATGGTTTGGAACAGGACAGCCAAGATCATCCTTTAGCTCCTGAAAAATATTCCTCAAAGATGGCGGATGTTTCACGCCAGGCTGAACAGAAAAGCTCAATCCATGTGCCTGCCCTGGGCCATGATAAGGGTCTTGTCCCAAAATCACCACTTTGACCTCTTCATAGGACGTCAAATGAAGCGCACGATAAACGTCATCCGGTTTCGGAAAAACGGTCTGCGTGCGGTATTCTTCCTTCATCCATTCACGTAATTCCTGATAATACGGCTGCTCAAACTCACTTTCCATCACCGCCCACCAGTTATCATTTAAAAATGGCTTCATTGTGTTTTTCCTCCCTCTACCTGCTGCGTTAGTCTTGAGATCATCGGTTTTCCGTCCCACACAATCTCACTCTCTGATTCTCGTTTTTTCATCGCTGGTTCTTCTAATAAGACAGCAAAGTTCGCTGTCGGCAGATCACCCAGCTCATGCTTTTCACTCAGATCATCTAAGTAGTTCTTTCTTGTTTCACCAAGATCACTAGATTGGTTTCCACCGCCGTCAAAGAACGCATAGATCACGCTAGCAGCCGGCACTCGTTTGACACGGGCATGCTGCGCGACACGTAAGAAAAAGTCCCAATCCCAGTAATGATGCATCGCTGGATCAAAATAGCCAATCTCATCGTGTATACAGCGTTTATACATACTGCCGGAAGGAACATAGGTAGAAAACACACGCATATCCTCAATAGCGGCTGTATAAGCAAACAGACGTCTTGACACCGGGAAGCGGGTCGCGCCTTTTTCTTCAAATGACACAATTTCTGCATCAGAGAAGACAAAATCGGCGTCCTCTAGTGCCTTACTCATTCGTTCGATATGACAAGGTGTAAAGTAATCATCGTCATCACTCAGCATGATGACATCGCCTGTCAGCTCCCGCACACCCACGTTTCTAGCATTCACATGCTGGACATTCTCATCTAAATGGATCAAGCGGATCGGTAGTTCAGGGTAGAGTTCCTGGATGATGTCGACTCGCTCGCCTGCATCATTCACGACCACAATTTCAAAAGGCTGTACGGTTTGTCTCGTAATAGATTCAAGCAGCTCACACAGTGCACTGAGCCGGTTATGTGTCACAATTAATAAAGAAATCTTCATATGCAGCTTACTCCTTTAATAGATTCGTCTTTTTCCATTAAAACATAAAATGACATTCTTCTCATGATATAAAAGGCGGTTTGATGTGACGGGAAAATGGGAATTTTTGAAGAAAAGGAGTGATGACGATGGAATACTTCACTGTAGAAAATAGCAAAGAAGCGAAACAGACCATTGAACAAATCCATTCTACAAAGGACGACGTTTTTGTTTTTGCATATGATCCTGAACGCTCTGATACCATAACGGAGCATACGGACGCCAAAAGCATGACAGCGGTCGATCAAGGAATTTTAGATCAACTTGCCAATGTCATCCGCACTCGGGATGATGAGCTCATGGCCAAAATCATGTCAGTTGGCGCCGATCAGGCATTAGCCTTAACACTTTTAGACGAATTGAAAAAAGGAAAATTGGTGATTTGTAAAAGGTAAAGGATGAGGCGTTCCTCACAGGGTGGAACGCTTTTTTATGTCGTTTCATTGTGATAAATGGGAAAGCTGATTATAATAAGAGGTAGAACAGTAACTGTTACACATCACATTGGAGGTTCAGCAACTATGTCTATGAATAAAGCACTCACCATCGCAGGCTCGGATTCAAGCGGCGGTGCAGGTATCCAAGCAGATTTAAAAACGTTTCAAGAAAAAAACGTCTACGGGATGACAGCTTTAACCGTTGTCGTTGCAATGGACCCTCATAATCATTGGGATCATCAGGTGTTCCCAATTGATACGGCGACGATCCGTGCGCAGCTCTCTACCATTGTAGAAGGCATTGGGGTAGATGCGCTGAAAACGGGTATGCTCCCAACGGTCGACGTGATCGAACTTGCAGCGGACACGATCAAAACATACGACTTAAAAAATGTCGTCATTGATCCTGTGATGGTTTGTAAGGGTGCGAACGAAGTCCTTTACCCAGAGCACGCTGAAGCACTGCGCGAAAAGCTTGCGCCACTGGCAACCGTCATCACGCCTAACCTTTTCGAAGCAAGTCAATTAAGTGGAATGGATGAGATCAAAACGATCGAACAAATGGAAGAAGCAGCAAAACGCATTCACGCACTTGGTGCCAAATATGTGGTCATCACTGGAGGCGGTAAGCTAAGCCAAGATAAAGCGATCGATTTGCTTTATGATGGACAAACCTTCGAACACCTTGAAACAGATAAGATCGACACAGAATACACACACGGCGCAGGCTGCACATTCTCAGCAGCAGTCACAGCTGAACTAGCAAAAGGCTCAGACGTGAAAGAAGCCATTTATGCAGCAAAAGAATTCATCACGGCTGCCATCAATGGCTCTTTCCAGCTAAACGAATACATCGGGCCAACAAAGCATTCTGCTCATCGTTTTGACAAATAGTACAGAAAAAACCGATTCGCCGCTTGGGTGAATCGGTTTTTATTTGTACTT
Coding sequences:
- a CDS encoding general stress protein; protein product: MEYFTVENSKEAKQTIEQIHSTKDDVFVFAYDPERSDTITEHTDAKSMTAVDQGILDQLANVIRTRDDELMAKIMSVGADQALALTLLDELKKGKLVICKR
- a CDS encoding uracil-DNA glycosylase codes for the protein MKPFLNDNWWAVMESEFEQPYYQELREWMKEEYRTQTVFPKPDDVYRALHLTSYEEVKVVILGQDPYHGPGQAHGLSFSVQPGVKHPPSLRNIFQELKDDLGCPVPNHGSLVSWAEQGVLLLNTVLTVRKGEANSHKGKGWERVTDRVIDVLNERDQPVVFVLWGRHAQNKKERIDQNKHYIIESPHPSPFSARNGFFGSRPFSKVNAYLKQMGNDEINWCIQDIE
- a CDS encoding glycosyltransferase family 2 protein, with product MKISLLIVTHNRLSALCELLESITRQTVQPFEIVVVNDAGERVDIIQELYPELPIRLIHLDENVQHVNARNVGVRELTGDVIMLSDDDDYFTPCHIERMSKALEDADFVFSDAEIVSFEEKGATRFPVSRRLFAYTAAIEDMRVFSTYVPSGSMYKRCIHDEIGYFDPAMHHYWDWDFFLRVAQHARVKRVPAASVIYAFFDGGGNQSSDLGETRKNYLDDLSEKHELGDLPTANFAVLLEEPAMKKRESESEIVWDGKPMISRLTQQVEGGKTQ
- a CDS encoding bifunctional hydroxymethylpyrimidine kinase/phosphomethylpyrimidine kinase, whose amino-acid sequence is MSMNKALTIAGSDSSGGAGIQADLKTFQEKNVYGMTALTVVVAMDPHNHWDHQVFPIDTATIRAQLSTIVEGIGVDALKTGMLPTVDVIELAADTIKTYDLKNVVIDPVMVCKGANEVLYPEHAEALREKLAPLATVITPNLFEASQLSGMDEIKTIEQMEEAAKRIHALGAKYVVITGGGKLSQDKAIDLLYDGQTFEHLETDKIDTEYTHGAGCTFSAAVTAELAKGSDVKEAIYAAKEFITAAINGSFQLNEYIGPTKHSAHRFDK
- a CDS encoding aldehyde dehydrogenase; the protein is MDKLTTLFQKQKVFQKPPVEERLRLLKDLKAAIKQHEKDILQALAHDLHKSEQEAYTTEIGMVYEEINHTIKHLHKWAKPARVRTPLTHIGSKSMIIKEPYGSVLIIAPWNYPFQLALSPLVGAIAAGNTVILKPSELTSQVSQVISAMVEQVFHKEHAAVVEGGVEVSTELLKLPFDYIFFTGSVAVGKVVMEAAAKHLTPVTLELGGKSPCIVMPDADIKLAAKRITFGKFTNAGQTCIAPDYLLVHESIKEDLLREMTACIRDFYGEQPETHPHFGKNVSQRHFDRLSQFLSNGTIVTGGQRNEDELKIAPTILDHITWEDPVMQEEIFGPILPVMTFESLHEAAHMIKARPKPLALYLFTTSKETESYILDHLSFGGGCINDTLMHVATPYLPFGGVGESGMGRYHGKESFFTFTHEKSVLRQTNRFDFSFRYPNAKNGLDLVRKFLK